From Saccopteryx leptura isolate mSacLep1 chromosome 3, mSacLep1_pri_phased_curated, whole genome shotgun sequence, one genomic window encodes:
- the ZNF784 gene encoding zinc finger protein 784, which yields MAAARPEPRSPSSTAPESRSPEPPDLVLVPDDGSPATSPTDLIEIQVVKVTDTTLVPEPPEPGSFHCALCPAAFRLVSELLFHEHGHLAGAEGGGQGGDPSRCHVCGHSCPGPASLRAHYSLHTGERPYRCTLCPRAFKALAPLLRHQHRHGVEPGTSQRPPEVVVAAAAGEQGSGVSPERSEVVMAAAAAGAAMGKPFACRFCAKPFRRSSDMRDHERVHTGERPYHCGICGKGFTQSSVLSGHARIHTGERPFRCALCDRTFNNSSNFRKHQRTHFHGPGPGLRDSGSQQAVGVEEAEGPGSWCGVRNTLEEGAGETETVKVEVDQ from the exons ATGGCTGCCGCACGCCCGGAGCCCCGGAGTCCGAGCTCAACGGCCCCGGAGTCGCGCTCCCCGGAGCCGCCGGACCTG GTCCTGGTGCCTGATGATGGGAGCCCCGCCACATCCCCGACTGACCTCATTGAGATCCAGGTGGTGAAAGTGACAGACACCACCCTGGTGCCCGAGCCCCCGGAGCCTGGTTCTTTTCACTGTGCCTTATGTCCGGCTGCCTTCCGGTTGGTCTCCGAGCTGCTGTTCCATGAACATGGCCACCTGGCGGGGGCTGAGGGCGGCGGGCAGGGCGGGGACCCAAGCCGGTGCCATGTGTGTGGTCACAGCTGCCCGGGCCCCGCCAGCCTCCGTGCGCACTACAGCCTGCACACGGGAGAGCGCCCTTACCGCTGCACTCTCTGCCCCCGGGCATTCAAGGCTCTGGCACCCCTGCTGCGGCACCAACACCGTCATGGGGTGGAGCCGGGGACCTCTCAGAGGCCCCCAGaggtggtggtggcggcggcagCTGGGGAACAGGGATCCGGGGTGTCCCCAGAGCGGTCGGAGGTGGTGATGGCGGCAGCAGCAGCCGGCGCGGCCATGGGGAAGCCCTTCGCCTGCAGGTTCTGCGCCAAGCCGTTCCGCCGCTCCTCAGACATGCGCGACCATGAGCGCGTGCACACGGGCGAGAGGCCCTACCACTGCGGTATCTGCGGCAAGGGCTTCACGCAGTCATCGGTGCTGAGCGGCCACGCGCGCATCCACACCGGCGAGCGCCCCTTCCGCTGCGCGCTCTGCGACCGCACTTTCAACAACTCCTCCAACTTTCGCAAGCACCAGCGCACCCACTTCCACGGCCCGGGGCCCGGGCTTAGAGACTCTGGAAGCCAACAGGCAGTAGgggtggaggaggcagaggggccaGGGAGTTGGTGTGGGGTGAGAAACACTCTcgaggagggagctggggagacagagacCGTGAAGGTAGAGGTCGACCAGTAA